One window from the genome of Salvia miltiorrhiza cultivar Shanhuang (shh) chromosome 7, IMPLAD_Smil_shh, whole genome shotgun sequence encodes:
- the LOC130993836 gene encoding uncharacterized protein LOC130993836, whose translation MNRDFGFIFPKAAAPPLLTPAAENAQGTAKAYRNHAHARTINTSFVDKVKGRVARPADVPAHDFSVLRPSLVDNKPCLIISQEFHQRQVWSFHHALHGRLLLRKGHSPRFANDLFSELNALWHPKCSWQIIPLGRGFFTLKFSSPEDSAITFARTTWRLSTRILHLQAWVPNFDPYKAASTLSQVWIRVFNLSHEYWHPEVLSGIARHIGKPIIIDGISANVVVGQFAHILVDMDVSADVSDVLDVKCVDIVFSIEFGYKNLTYLCRSCNIIGHATSTCRISNPEMNATKDPSAEDANGKPSLPSRDGWRRVSARKNPPYTNAQADNVNMMMVPIEEDIPVTTTATPISLG comes from the coding sequence ATGAACCGAGATTTTGGATTTATTTTCCCGAAAGCGGCTGCACCGCCGTTACTTACTCCAGCAGCAGAAAACGCCCAGGGGACGGCTAAGGCCTATCGGAATCACGCTCATGCTCGTACTATCAATACTTCTTTTGTGGACAAAGTTAAGGGGCGTGTTGCTCGTCCGGCGGATGTGCCGGCTCATGATTTTTCCGTGCTCCGGCCGAGCTTGGTGGATAACAAACCTTGTCTCATCATCTCTCAGGAGTTCCACCAACGCCAAGTCTGGTCTTTCCACCATGCCCTACATGGGCGTCTGCTTCTACGTAAAGGCCACTCGCCTCGATTTGCCAATGATCTATTTTCGGAACTCAATGCTTTATGGCACCCAAAGTGCTCATGGCAGATCATTCCGCTTGGGAGAGGGTTTTTTACTCTCAAGTTTTCTTCGCCGGAAGATTCGGCTATAACTTTTGCGAGGACCACGTGGCGGTTGAGCACAAGAATCTTGCATCTCCAGGCATGGGTTCCTAACTTTGACCCATACAAGGCCGCTTCTACTCTCTCTCAGGTATGGATACGTGTGTTTAATCTTTCTCATGAATACTGGCATCCTGAAGTTCTTTCTGGTATTGCTCGACATATTGGTAAACCTATTATTATTGATGGGATTTCTGCTAATGTTGTTGTTGGTCAGTTTGCTCATATTTTGGTTGACATGGATGTCTCTGCTGATGTGTCTGATGTTCTAGATGTCAAATGTGTGGATATTGTTTTTTCTATCGAGTTTGGATATAAAAATCTGACGTATTTATGTCGATCGTGCAATATTATTGGCCATGCTACTAGCACTTGCAGGATCTCTAATCCTGAGATGAATGCCACCAAGGATCCTTCAGCCGAGGATGCTAATGGGAAGCCCTCCTTGCCATCTAGAGATGGTTGGCGCCGTGTCTCAGCTCGGAAGAATCCCCCATACACGAACGCTCAAGCCGATAACGTCAACATGATGATGGTCCCCATTGAGGAAGATATCCCCGTTACTACCACTGCGACCCCTATCTCTTTGGGATGA
- the LOC130995309 gene encoding growth-regulating factor 2-like → MDFALLASDTNLLQNANADADKQKCYGFGFLKQDRAINEEDFREFKMAKTSSCGEGALRYPPHRSNGCSLSSPQAHHQMLSFSSPNSQPYYHYSSNAFARINAGINGGMQQQGVRGPFTPSQWMELEHQALIYKYITANVPIPSYLLNPIRKAFEAAGFSALRSNPLGWGGFHLGFSNTDPEPGRCRRTDGKKWRCSRDAVVDQKYCERHMNRGRHRSRKPVEGQSGHAAATKSVVELSKIKPKDGGVREWERHEFGLVCSDSLVNPLNKKAVRQFMEPESRDTQLSISISTSTSATSTSNWVPISWEPTSMGGPLGEALHSNVQLNLMDRWDSSPRLDSSPTGVLQRGPFASLSNSSAAGSPPHDPSLPPL, encoded by the exons atggaTTTCGCCCTCCTCGCCTCCGACACCAATCTCTTACAAAATGCTAATGCTGATGCCGACAAGCAGAAATGCTACGGATTCGGATTTCTGAAGCAAGATAGAGCAATAAATGAAGAAGATTTTAGGGAGTTTAAGATGGCCAAGACTTCATCCTGCGGTGAGGGTGCGCTCAGATACCCGCCTCACAGATCCAACGGCTGTAGTCTCTCCTCCCCACAAGCCCATCACCAAATGCTCAGCTTTTCTTCCCCAAACTCACAGCCTTACTATCACTACTCATCCAATGCATTTGCTAGGATTAATGCAG GGATAAATGGCGGAATGCAGCAGCAGGGGGTGAGAGGGCCATTCACCCCATCACAATGGATGGAGCTAGAGCACCAAGCCTTGATCTACAAATACATCACTGCTAATGTTCCCATTCCTTCTTATCTTCTCAATCCCATCAGAAAAGCTTTTGAAGCTGCTGGTTTCTCTGCCCTCAGATCCAATCCTT TGGGATGGGGTGGCTTCCACTTGGGATTCTCCAACACCGACCCGGAGCCGGGGCGGTGCCGGAGAACCGACGGCAAGAAGTGGCGGTGCTCGCGAGACGCGGTGGTGGACCAGAAGTACTGCGAGCGCCACATGAACCGTGGCCGCCACCGTTCAAGAAAGCCTGTGGAAGGCCAATCCGGCCACGCCGCTGCCACCAA AAGCGTTGTGGAGCTCTCCAAAATAAAACCCAAAGACGGTGGGGTCCGAGAATGGGAGAGACACGAGTTCGGGCTGGTCTGCTCCGACTCGCTGGTGAACCCGTTGAACAAGAAGGCGGTACGCCAGTTCATGGAGCCGGAGAGCCGCGACACGCAGCTCTCCATCTCCATTAGTACTAGCACTAGTGCTACTAGTACAAGTAACTGGGTTCCCATCTCGTGGGAGCCCACTTCCATGGGAGGGCCTCTCGGTGAGGCCCTCCACAGCAACGTGCAGCTCAACCTCATGGACAGATGGGACAGCAGCCCCCGCTTGGACTCCTCTCCCACGGGGGTGCTGCAGAGGGGGCCCTTCGCCTCCCTCTCCAACAGCAGCGCCGCCGGTAGCCCTCCGCACGATCCATCACTGCCTCCACTCTAA